The Halomonas sp. 7T genome contains a region encoding:
- a CDS encoding biotin carboxylase, producing the protein MNKITSIADVRRHFLNNKEPIYFISATNFNLLGIGDWVGSFRHINYIDCFEGKQRNVFVPKQKFSRDFESIEDINNYLLEHKEVIDFIQSRANSESAGVASFLMFDEHTEEICEQLGLRVAFPPAELRKRMDNKIETVRIGNKAGVPSVPNVLARVGSYQELLEVSESLGNDLVVQTAFGDSGHTTFFIASEEDYYKHAEEIEAEPEVKIMKRINCRGSAIEACATRCGTVVGPLMTELVGFKTLTPYKGGWCGNEMFAGAFSQEVRDLAREYTFKFGEALREEGYRGYFELDFLIDMDTNEVYLGELNPRVTGASSLTNVAAFAHSDIPLFLFHLLEFSDVDFDLDINDINERWAHPESVDSWSQLVIKHTDESVDLLTQAPTTGVWRMNDQGGIAYDHYSYHPHAAENEEEAFFLRISGAGDFRYEGADLGILITRGRLMDDDFQLNERAKAWIDGIRGQYTGQALQDPVVEEVAVSHAIGGGNFKIL; encoded by the coding sequence ATGAATAAAATAACGTCCATTGCAGATGTCCGTAGGCATTTTCTAAATAATAAAGAGCCGATTTACTTTATTTCTGCGACGAACTTCAACCTTCTAGGTATTGGTGATTGGGTAGGTAGCTTCCGTCATATTAACTATATCGACTGCTTTGAAGGTAAGCAGCGAAATGTCTTCGTGCCTAAACAGAAGTTTTCCCGCGACTTCGAGAGCATTGAAGACATTAATAACTATCTGCTTGAACACAAAGAAGTCATTGATTTCATTCAATCACGAGCCAACAGCGAAAGTGCTGGGGTGGCATCGTTTTTAATGTTCGATGAGCACACTGAAGAAATTTGTGAGCAGTTGGGTCTGCGGGTTGCTTTCCCCCCCGCCGAACTGCGCAAGCGGATGGATAATAAAATTGAGACAGTGCGTATTGGCAACAAAGCTGGCGTGCCCAGCGTGCCCAACGTGTTGGCCAGAGTAGGCAGTTATCAGGAGCTTCTAGAGGTCAGCGAGTCGCTCGGTAACGATTTAGTGGTACAGACCGCGTTTGGCGATTCTGGGCACACCACCTTCTTTATTGCCAGTGAAGAAGACTATTACAAGCATGCTGAAGAGATCGAAGCCGAGCCCGAGGTCAAGATCATGAAGCGCATCAACTGCCGCGGCTCGGCGATAGAAGCTTGTGCCACGCGTTGCGGTACGGTTGTTGGCCCGTTGATGACAGAGCTTGTAGGTTTCAAAACATTGACTCCATATAAAGGCGGTTGGTGTGGCAACGAAATGTTCGCTGGCGCCTTTAGTCAGGAAGTGCGTGATTTAGCGCGCGAATACACCTTTAAGTTTGGTGAGGCACTCCGCGAAGAAGGGTATCGAGGATATTTCGAGCTCGATTTTCTGATCGATATGGATACCAATGAAGTGTATCTAGGCGAACTTAATCCCCGCGTGACAGGGGCAAGCTCCCTGACGAATGTGGCGGCGTTTGCCCACTCCGATATTCCGCTGTTCCTGTTCCACCTGCTTGAATTTTCGGATGTCGATTTTGACCTGGATATCAATGATATCAATGAGCGCTGGGCGCATCCTGAAAGTGTCGACAGCTGGAGCCAGCTGGTTATCAAGCATACCGATGAAAGCGTTGACCTGTTAACTCAGGCGCCTACAACCGGCGTATGGCGCATGAATGATCAGGGCGGGATTGCCTATGATCATTATAGCTATCACCCTCATGCGGCAGAGAACGAGGAGGAAGCCTTTTTTCTGCGCATTAGTGGCGCAGGAGACTTCCGATATGAAGGGGCCGACCTGGGTATTTTGATTACCCGAGGACGGTTAATGGATGATGACTTCCAGTTGAACGAGCGTGCCAAGGCCTGGATAGACGGCATTCGTGGTCAGTACACCGGACAGGCGTTGCAAGATCCAGTGGTGGAGGAAGTTGCCGTTAGCCATGCTATCGGCGGTGGCAACTTTAAAATCCTTTAA